From Myxococcales bacterium, the proteins below share one genomic window:
- a CDS encoding glycosyltransferase family 39 protein, which produces MAADEATQTPAETDVIPSDASADEPRAATGDDAGRPANDREESAKAPDESASPVLAAVPDARSPFVPLAVVVVAGLLLLFLLPPLTKAGIWDPYELNVADLARRIALKLHGAKSLALEGADNSLPHLNDLGKPQLPFTLIALGFSFFGLQEWAGRLPLALTGLVGAVVTYGFVARLVDRRAGVFSALALLTMPLYFVQARTMLGDVTTMASLAMAFGGLAVAAFGTKDDGSPDMGPRLAWLGVAALGLVGGFYSRGLLIGVVVPTASIACAWAVLVGSERKLDTLTHAVGGLSLAVCAAATWKFYGAFTADPLPTDMSPWVGATMHPPTKYPTFDFIVGHLSHALAPWSGFIPFAMGRLFAAPKGADRSETSISRESAARMAVVIGASASLVAHGVLASRTDLIAYSGPALLAAAVGIALRDFERGAHPSIAVGVGTMVLLGLFHHDFHNLPDKAFQAYGISQAVTFPESFKEKSLSLWNVVLMGFAGIAFLTWVEKDPKRKPFDPRTYLGVLRAIRDAWDGFLVLAYFAIVAGTSLSGLAVWFGTRSHAKWLTQVPLQMREIAVGAWWKAALGPPALVFGLLFWCDVWLWAFGGPSDEKLRLGRGFEPFESLVAALRGGAKKTAGHLAFARVAFGSSATEDEAVSATSFGLLVPLLFLQIPVVAFVVLQKAGFRPLVAVALAVPSGVLAFLGLGIVGDLLRGSRAAFLVAFAAFTGLVLSVEYYPTLANQLSPKEVFESYRKFKKGDEPLALLGVGGRTAAYYAGGQPTLLADPPTAYAWLMGAPQGQRRFVSVRSDQLARLNQLYRAARRTNLPVLDGRSSQINLVASELLPGEVSENPLDKILLTAPPKPQRPLDVNLEDKLQVIGIDITDDRGRLVEAVGPGRTYHIKTYIRVLAPMTTEWEGFIHIDGYRRRHNGDHKLCEGKYPLSMWNRDDVVVDDHQFKLEPNFTQGSYTIYFGLYSGETRLKVKSGPHDGDNRIVAGTLAVQ; this is translated from the coding sequence ATGGCAGCCGACGAAGCCACCCAGACCCCCGCCGAAACCGACGTCATTCCCTCCGACGCGAGCGCCGACGAGCCTCGAGCGGCCACCGGAGACGATGCCGGTCGACCCGCGAACGACCGCGAGGAGAGCGCGAAGGCCCCCGACGAGAGCGCTTCCCCGGTGCTCGCGGCCGTCCCGGATGCGCGCTCGCCGTTCGTTCCCCTCGCGGTGGTCGTCGTCGCGGGCCTCCTCTTGTTGTTCCTGCTGCCGCCGCTCACCAAGGCCGGCATCTGGGATCCGTACGAGCTCAACGTCGCGGATCTCGCGCGCCGCATCGCCCTGAAGCTCCACGGCGCCAAGTCGCTCGCGCTCGAGGGCGCCGACAACTCCCTCCCTCACCTCAACGACCTCGGAAAGCCCCAGCTCCCGTTCACGCTCATCGCGCTCGGGTTCTCGTTCTTCGGCCTCCAAGAGTGGGCAGGGCGCCTCCCGCTCGCGCTCACGGGCCTCGTCGGCGCGGTCGTCACGTACGGCTTCGTCGCGCGCCTCGTCGATCGCCGCGCGGGTGTGTTCTCGGCGCTCGCGCTCCTCACGATGCCGCTCTACTTCGTCCAGGCACGCACGATGCTCGGCGACGTGACCACCATGGCGAGCCTCGCCATGGCGTTCGGTGGCTTGGCGGTCGCGGCGTTCGGCACGAAAGACGACGGCAGCCCGGACATGGGCCCGCGGCTCGCGTGGCTCGGGGTCGCCGCGCTCGGCCTCGTCGGCGGGTTCTACAGCCGCGGCCTCCTCATCGGCGTCGTCGTTCCTACGGCGTCGATCGCGTGTGCGTGGGCCGTGCTCGTGGGCTCGGAGCGCAAGCTCGACACCCTCACGCACGCCGTCGGAGGTTTGTCCCTCGCCGTGTGCGCCGCTGCCACGTGGAAGTTCTACGGAGCCTTCACGGCCGACCCGTTGCCGACGGACATGAGCCCCTGGGTCGGTGCGACGATGCACCCCCCCACGAAATATCCCACGTTCGACTTCATCGTCGGACATCTCTCCCACGCGCTCGCGCCGTGGAGCGGGTTCATCCCGTTCGCCATGGGTCGGCTCTTCGCCGCTCCGAAGGGAGCGGACCGCAGCGAGACGTCGATCTCGCGCGAGAGCGCCGCGCGCATGGCCGTCGTCATCGGGGCGTCCGCTTCTCTCGTGGCCCACGGCGTCCTCGCGTCGCGCACCGATCTCATCGCGTACTCGGGGCCGGCGCTGCTCGCCGCCGCCGTGGGCATCGCCCTCCGCGATTTCGAGCGCGGCGCCCACCCGTCGATCGCCGTGGGCGTCGGCACCATGGTGCTCCTCGGCCTCTTCCACCACGACTTTCACAACCTCCCCGACAAGGCCTTCCAGGCCTACGGGATCTCGCAGGCGGTCACCTTCCCCGAGTCGTTCAAGGAGAAGTCCCTCTCCTTGTGGAACGTCGTGCTCATGGGCTTCGCCGGCATCGCGTTCCTCACCTGGGTCGAGAAGGACCCGAAGCGAAAGCCGTTCGATCCGCGCACCTACCTCGGCGTTCTGCGCGCCATTCGTGACGCGTGGGATGGCTTCCTCGTCCTCGCGTACTTCGCCATCGTGGCGGGCACGTCGCTCTCGGGGCTCGCCGTGTGGTTCGGCACCCGCAGCCACGCGAAATGGCTCACGCAGGTCCCGCTCCAGATGCGCGAGATCGCCGTCGGCGCGTGGTGGAAGGCGGCCCTCGGCCCGCCGGCGCTCGTCTTCGGGCTCCTCTTCTGGTGCGACGTGTGGCTCTGGGCCTTCGGGGGGCCGAGCGACGAGAAGCTCCGCCTCGGCCGTGGCTTCGAGCCGTTCGAGTCGCTCGTCGCGGCGCTACGCGGCGGCGCGAAGAAGACGGCCGGGCATCTCGCGTTCGCGCGTGTGGCGTTCGGCTCGTCCGCCACCGAAGACGAGGCCGTCTCGGCCACGTCCTTCGGGCTCCTCGTCCCGCTCCTGTTCCTTCAAATCCCGGTCGTCGCGTTCGTCGTGCTCCAGAAGGCCGGGTTTCGTCCCCTCGTCGCGGTCGCGCTCGCCGTCCCCTCCGGGGTCCTCGCGTTCCTCGGTCTCGGGATCGTGGGCGATCTCTTGCGCGGGAGCCGCGCCGCATTTTTGGTGGCGTTCGCCGCGTTCACGGGGCTCGTGCTCTCGGTCGAGTATTACCCGACCCTCGCCAACCAGCTCTCGCCCAAAGAGGTCTTCGAGAGCTACCGCAAGTTCAAGAAGGGCGACGAGCCGCTCGCGCTCCTCGGTGTAGGTGGGCGTACGGCGGCCTACTACGCCGGTGGGCAACCCACGCTGCTCGCCGATCCGCCTACCGCGTACGCGTGGCTCATGGGCGCTCCCCAGGGCCAGCGCCGGTTCGTCTCGGTGCGCTCCGATCAGCTCGCTCGACTGAACCAGCTCTATCGCGCCGCGCGGCGCACGAACCTCCCCGTGCTCGACGGGCGCTCGAGCCAGATCAACCTCGTCGCCTCGGAGCTCCTCCCGGGCGAGGTGAGCGAGAACCCGCTCGACAAAATCCTTCTCACGGCGCCGCCGAAGCCGCAGCGGCCGCTCGACGTGAACCTCGAGGACAAGCTCCAGGTGATCGGCATCGACATCACCGACGATCGCGGTCGCCTCGTCGAGGCGGTCGGCCCGGGCCGGACGTACCACATCAAGACGTACATCCGCGTGCTCGCCCCGATGACGACCGAGTGGGAAGGGTTCATCCACATCGACGGCTACCGGCGCCGGCACAACGGCGACCACAAGCTCTGCGAGGGCAAGTACCCGCTCTCCATGTGGAACCGCGACGACGTGGTCGTCGACGATCACCAGTTCAAGCTGGAGCCGAATTTCACGCAGGGCTCCTACACCATCTACTTCGGGCTCTACTCGGGCGAGACGCGCCTCAAGGTGAAGAGCGGCCCCCACGACGGGGACAACCGCATCGTCGCCGGCACGCTCGCGGTGCAGTAG
- a CDS encoding RNA polymerase sigma factor, with amino-acid sequence MTAPAESDEALVARFQRGERAAFATLVRRHQGALYHFAFRQLRNGPAAEDVVQETFVRVVQNVADFKNEARFTTWVYTITRNLCIDQLRKRAHRKHPSLDEPRGDEGDGRTLGELVADKKSDTERSAGSSEMKEHIARAVAKLPDDQREVFLMREVANLPFKEIAEITGVPENTVKSRMRYALERLQEALGAYEDYARALR; translated from the coding sequence GTGACGGCTCCGGCCGAAAGCGACGAGGCCCTCGTCGCGCGGTTCCAGCGAGGCGAGCGCGCGGCCTTCGCGACGCTCGTCCGTCGGCACCAAGGGGCCCTCTACCACTTCGCGTTCCGGCAGCTCCGCAACGGGCCCGCCGCGGAGGACGTCGTTCAGGAGACCTTCGTCCGTGTGGTGCAGAACGTGGCCGATTTCAAGAACGAGGCCCGCTTCACGACCTGGGTCTACACGATCACGCGGAACCTCTGCATCGACCAGCTCCGCAAGCGGGCGCACCGGAAGCACCCTTCTCTCGACGAGCCGCGGGGCGACGAAGGCGACGGGCGCACCCTGGGGGAGCTCGTGGCGGACAAAAAGTCGGACACGGAGCGCTCGGCGGGAAGCTCCGAAATGAAGGAGCACATCGCCCGCGCCGTGGCGAAGCTCCCGGACGATCAGCGCGAGGTGTTCCTGATGCGCGAGGTCGCGAACCTCCCCTTCAAGGAGATCGCCGAGATCACGGGAGTGCCGGAAAATACCGTAAAGAGCCGCATGAGGTACGCCCTCGAGCGGCTCCAAGAGGCCCTCGGGGCCTACGAGGACTATGCCCGTGCGCTCCGATGA
- a CDS encoding tetratricopeptide repeat protein: protein MSPRRLRHHTRLGALLLPAVVGFAGVARADSAAVRTAQTEVATVDQEAGSVQAAVERSKAQKLSPEQRLANGELLFRSKDYARATVVFGEVLEEYPDTPSFPDALWLRGETFYAAKEYLSARRDYRAIVARGSEGRFQPYFGKALARLVDVSLRTNDIAGLDEVFSKLNMVPPAQVDAALLYAKGKAYYAKKDYANATQALQSVGVGNAYAHQARYFLGLVAMKTAPTPAPASPTARAPQKSYKAAIDAFRQVAELPPDSDEHRHVIDLSWMAIGRLFYEMENYQQASEAYAKVGRGSPEFDTMLYELAWVYVRLGDVQRAERALEVLQVSDPGSPLVGDGTLLRADLLLRAGSFDKSLELYQSVRDQFEPMRAKVEAFLDGTKDPRKFYERLAAQQLDVLDQNDELPPIAVRWAREAEDGPAAFRVIDDVNQCKTLIRQSYVLIDKLLAILGASNRVRAFPEIAAGEEQALGLLNRLSRARLALAKELDSQEPSSLGGEIGEARAARRQLMGMIGALPTTSGEFAERDYDGQRQWNKLSQELTRRGVEVDYLQATVNGLRRVLREDAQRGVTRDPATAKRFADELEANERELKKRRDEIAELRRMLEAGRLQVGLGDARYQNDALARQQFRDALDREVRLAAQGQAGGSAAQFAAQITPVLAQARATEDRLTAAFAALESQVAARVGVLKEKIEAERTKINGYNVQLATLDTEAQDLVGLVAKRNFEIVRDKLRNVVLRADVGITEQAWEVREEELDRVHTLQTERAKQETLLEEELREVLDDSGDAQGKPLK, encoded by the coding sequence GTGAGCCCCCGAAGGCTGCGGCACCACACACGGCTCGGGGCGCTCCTGCTCCCCGCCGTGGTGGGCTTTGCCGGCGTAGCGCGTGCCGACAGCGCGGCGGTACGGACGGCCCAGACCGAGGTCGCCACCGTCGATCAAGAGGCCGGGAGCGTGCAAGCGGCCGTCGAGCGCTCGAAGGCCCAGAAGCTCTCTCCGGAGCAACGTCTCGCGAACGGCGAGCTCTTGTTCCGCTCGAAAGACTACGCGCGGGCAACCGTCGTGTTCGGCGAGGTCCTCGAGGAGTACCCCGACACCCCCTCGTTCCCGGACGCGCTCTGGCTCCGCGGTGAGACGTTCTACGCAGCCAAGGAGTACCTCTCCGCGCGCCGCGACTACCGCGCGATCGTCGCGCGGGGGAGCGAAGGTCGGTTCCAGCCCTACTTCGGCAAGGCGCTCGCTCGCCTCGTCGACGTGTCGCTCCGAACGAACGACATCGCTGGCCTGGACGAGGTGTTCTCGAAGCTGAACATGGTCCCGCCGGCTCAGGTCGACGCGGCGCTCCTCTACGCCAAAGGGAAGGCGTATTACGCCAAGAAGGACTATGCGAACGCCACCCAGGCGCTCCAGTCCGTCGGTGTCGGAAACGCGTACGCGCACCAAGCCCGCTATTTCCTCGGCCTCGTGGCCATGAAGACCGCGCCCACGCCGGCGCCGGCCTCTCCCACGGCGCGCGCCCCGCAGAAGAGCTACAAAGCGGCCATCGACGCGTTTCGGCAGGTCGCCGAGCTGCCCCCCGACTCGGACGAGCACCGTCACGTGATCGACCTCTCGTGGATGGCGATCGGGCGCCTTTTCTACGAGATGGAGAACTACCAGCAGGCGAGCGAGGCGTACGCCAAGGTCGGTCGCGGGTCGCCCGAGTTCGACACGATGCTCTACGAGCTCGCGTGGGTGTACGTGCGCCTCGGCGACGTGCAGCGCGCCGAGCGTGCGCTCGAGGTTCTTCAGGTGTCCGACCCGGGCTCCCCGCTCGTCGGTGACGGCACGCTGCTTCGGGCCGATCTCCTGCTCCGCGCCGGCTCGTTCGACAAGTCGCTCGAGCTCTACCAGAGCGTGCGTGACCAGTTCGAGCCGATGCGGGCCAAGGTCGAGGCGTTCCTCGACGGTACCAAGGATCCGCGCAAGTTCTACGAGCGCCTCGCGGCGCAGCAGCTCGACGTGCTCGACCAGAACGACGAGCTCCCTCCGATCGCCGTGCGTTGGGCGCGCGAGGCCGAGGACGGCCCGGCGGCGTTCCGCGTGATCGACGACGTGAACCAGTGCAAGACGCTGATTCGGCAGTCGTACGTGCTCATCGACAAGCTGCTCGCGATCCTCGGCGCCTCGAACCGCGTCCGCGCGTTCCCCGAGATCGCGGCGGGCGAGGAGCAGGCCCTCGGGCTCCTGAACCGCCTCTCGCGTGCGCGCCTCGCGCTCGCGAAGGAGCTCGACTCGCAGGAGCCTTCGTCGCTCGGCGGGGAGATCGGCGAGGCCCGCGCGGCCCGTCGCCAGCTCATGGGCATGATCGGCGCGCTGCCGACCACGTCCGGCGAGTTCGCCGAGCGCGACTACGACGGCCAGCGGCAGTGGAACAAGCTCTCGCAAGAGCTCACGCGCCGCGGCGTCGAGGTCGACTACCTCCAGGCCACGGTGAACGGCCTCCGCCGCGTGCTCCGTGAGGACGCGCAGCGAGGGGTGACCCGCGATCCGGCCACGGCCAAACGCTTCGCGGACGAGCTCGAGGCGAACGAGCGCGAGCTCAAGAAGCGGCGGGACGAGATCGCCGAGCTCCGGCGCATGCTCGAGGCGGGGCGTCTCCAAGTGGGCCTCGGCGACGCGCGTTACCAGAACGACGCCCTCGCGCGGCAGCAGTTCCGTGACGCCCTCGACCGAGAGGTTCGCCTCGCGGCCCAGGGCCAAGCGGGTGGCTCGGCGGCGCAGTTCGCGGCGCAAATCACGCCGGTGCTCGCGCAGGCGAGGGCGACCGAGGACCGGCTGACCGCGGCGTTCGCGGCCCTCGAGTCTCAGGTGGCGGCGCGCGTCGGTGTGCTCAAAGAAAAGATCGAGGCCGAGCGCACCAAGATCAACGGGTACAACGTCCAGCTCGCGACGCTCGACACGGAGGCGCAGGACCTCGTCGGGCTCGTAGCCAAACGGAACTTCGAGATCGTCCGCGACAAGCTTCGCAACGTCGTCCTCCGCGCCGACGTGGGCATCACCGAGCAGGCGTGGGAGGTCCGCGAAGAGGAGCTCGACCGCGTACATACGCTCCAGACCGAGCGCGCCAAGCAGGAGACCTTGCTCGAAGAGGAGCTCCGCGAGGTCCTCGACGACTCGGGCGACGCCCAGGGCAAGCCTCTGAAGTGA
- a CDS encoding tetratricopeptide repeat protein: MKNILKRSTLGLLTLGGFALYVGTGAAQPATPKTDAGASASDGGAASASDSGAAALAVEAGTPLATGNPDQIQGMQTAPTQAPSLRKSAPPPPPPTPQQLAALEQMRSQMDVYEKGAKDYRDAVTSIIRLHYETKKKEILAGLDGEIVLEKAELRKARETAIKRLQEFIERYQGPRAQPEATPDAMYRLAALYEERARSEDATEPLEVGLKDAIGLYKRIINEFPKYRELAGVYYFLGHAYVDSGRTDEGQQVWRSLVCHNKYPYPTPPDPKRPDRDTVNPLPQDHDETYWAAWRNTNRDPKALKRGGADTKYTEVFPASCEYLAQPNVLPGDDPKYVAEIWWQIGNWEFDQLDQGSGYVRDEPASVYGFNRAASAYTRAMRYRKPPLFGVSLYKYAWTLFKQQRYEAATKEFVKLLNYTDEQQKLTGDTGADFRGEAYTYIAGSLTNVDFAGPEADDPYIQRPDIIDTEPRPEIAEKKLHVAVDRVKDANLIPQDKPWTIEIYRALAGEFRSLNQFNNAIEVYQAMLQKWPMDPTAPDVQNALAETYDQLALSKKQGTPEHEAASQKALEARTALANYVGNKPWVDANKDNPAAIQNAERLVRGGLRQAAAQHTNNGKAALVAAQETGDAGRQLDLLTRAHGEYKLAAIGWDGYLKQDENAPDAYESRYWLADARRQQVRIQVVLHKIQKDKFPEPSRKEIDDALAAAIDVRDSNEDDKFLDNAAFFVVDIADVDRDIAYQRFEDSKGTQGVERRVEVKFDGPDPSTRKVVADPVPPVVQQSIQGRDDYVARVPANLDTQKHAADYQFYAGETYFLYGQFELARARFEPMYKEHCGKDEFGYRAWEKLITMSNLTRDAKRSTELAEAEKAKSCAVNDAQKTTAGLIVNPTLQEAAFVRARLKFEEAQKAPPGPGKDKLWREAAGMYEAALIAAPARDEAPEAAMNAAYAYKQVGDFSKAIDLYNKFISEYGSEDRLEKLQKGDAKAKVGPDPKKYAERLKYLDDAYDALGTTYYSFFNYQRAAETYEKVANNERFAPEKRKVAAKNAMILYASMGQRDKMSAMHKAFMKLSPTPEEKANADYLLADYDRKQWNPQGADSGSNRQFRIDAETNLSRYYQTYRSSAPALKYVVEAAHSISTMMRAANEPGRERWQKSIISAWEDFRVKGGNGKDGKPEALSSPFVDYVAETEFELIDAQIKKEYDVEAKHKYQGAVADVVGDGKGKKGRYQANAADADKWDQALDKLVQKYPSAEWLPAMVARQGSLFDTLRTGLFNLVPPQLKYFTPQQEAQIKMLENSGRPELEDKAAELRDTVKEGWRTKKEKELNGSDEVMVRRYATAVALARKFNVRNAAIQRAVARLAFFTEIIGEAKMRQYVTNTTDPTDKTKKLSYTDGQYVQTRSGQTAVPPPSGATSPLPAAP, from the coding sequence ATGAAGAACATCTTGAAACGATCGACGCTCGGCCTTCTCACCCTCGGGGGGTTCGCCCTCTACGTGGGGACCGGAGCGGCGCAGCCCGCGACCCCCAAGACCGACGCGGGGGCTTCGGCGTCCGACGGAGGCGCAGCTTCGGCGTCCGACTCGGGCGCCGCCGCGCTCGCTGTGGAGGCCGGGACCCCGCTGGCGACCGGGAACCCCGACCAGATCCAGGGGATGCAGACGGCGCCGACGCAAGCCCCGTCGCTCCGCAAGTCGGCCCCGCCTCCGCCTCCGCCCACGCCCCAGCAGCTGGCGGCGCTCGAGCAGATGCGCTCGCAAATGGACGTCTACGAGAAGGGCGCGAAGGACTACCGCGACGCCGTCACGTCGATCATTCGCCTCCACTACGAGACGAAGAAGAAGGAGATCTTGGCCGGCCTCGACGGCGAGATCGTGCTCGAGAAAGCCGAGCTCCGAAAGGCGCGCGAGACCGCCATCAAGCGGCTCCAAGAGTTCATCGAGCGCTACCAGGGGCCACGTGCGCAGCCCGAGGCCACCCCCGACGCCATGTACCGCCTCGCGGCCCTCTACGAGGAGCGCGCCCGCTCCGAGGACGCGACCGAGCCGCTCGAGGTGGGCCTGAAAGACGCGATCGGGCTCTATAAGCGCATCATCAACGAGTTCCCGAAGTACCGCGAGCTCGCCGGCGTCTACTACTTCCTCGGTCACGCGTACGTCGACTCCGGCCGCACCGACGAAGGGCAGCAGGTGTGGCGCTCGCTCGTGTGCCACAACAAGTACCCTTATCCCACACCCCCCGACCCGAAGCGCCCCGACCGGGACACGGTCAACCCGCTCCCGCAGGACCACGACGAGACCTACTGGGCCGCGTGGCGCAACACGAACCGCGACCCGAAGGCCCTGAAGCGGGGCGGCGCGGACACGAAGTACACCGAGGTCTTCCCGGCCTCGTGCGAGTACCTCGCCCAGCCCAACGTGCTCCCGGGGGACGACCCGAAGTACGTCGCCGAGATCTGGTGGCAGATCGGAAACTGGGAGTTCGACCAGCTCGACCAGGGCTCGGGCTACGTCCGTGACGAGCCCGCGAGCGTGTACGGGTTCAACCGCGCGGCGAGCGCGTACACCCGGGCCATGCGGTACAGGAAGCCGCCGCTCTTCGGCGTGTCGCTCTACAAATACGCGTGGACGCTCTTCAAGCAGCAGCGCTACGAGGCGGCCACGAAGGAGTTCGTGAAGCTCCTCAACTACACCGACGAGCAGCAGAAGCTCACGGGCGACACCGGCGCCGACTTCCGCGGCGAGGCGTACACGTACATCGCGGGCTCACTCACGAACGTCGATTTCGCCGGCCCCGAGGCGGACGACCCGTACATCCAGCGCCCCGACATCATCGACACCGAGCCGCGCCCGGAGATCGCCGAGAAGAAGCTCCATGTCGCCGTCGATCGCGTCAAGGATGCGAACCTCATCCCCCAGGACAAACCCTGGACGATCGAGATCTACCGCGCGCTCGCGGGAGAGTTCCGGAGCCTGAACCAGTTCAACAACGCCATCGAAGTCTACCAGGCCATGCTCCAGAAGTGGCCCATGGACCCGACGGCCCCCGACGTCCAGAACGCCCTCGCCGAGACGTACGACCAGCTCGCGCTCTCCAAGAAGCAGGGCACGCCGGAGCACGAGGCCGCTTCGCAGAAGGCCCTCGAGGCGCGCACGGCGCTCGCGAACTACGTCGGCAACAAACCCTGGGTCGACGCCAACAAGGACAACCCGGCGGCCATCCAGAACGCCGAACGCCTCGTCCGTGGTGGTCTCCGCCAGGCGGCCGCGCAGCACACGAACAACGGCAAGGCCGCGCTCGTCGCCGCCCAAGAGACCGGCGACGCCGGCCGGCAGCTCGACCTCCTCACCCGCGCGCACGGCGAGTACAAGCTCGCCGCGATCGGCTGGGACGGTTACCTGAAGCAGGACGAGAACGCGCCCGACGCCTACGAGAGCCGCTACTGGCTTGCGGATGCGCGTCGTCAGCAGGTGCGCATCCAGGTCGTCCTCCACAAAATCCAGAAGGACAAATTCCCCGAGCCTTCGCGCAAAGAGATCGACGACGCCCTCGCGGCTGCCATCGACGTGCGCGACTCGAACGAGGACGACAAGTTCCTCGACAACGCGGCCTTCTTCGTCGTCGACATCGCCGACGTCGATCGCGACATCGCCTACCAGCGCTTCGAGGACTCGAAGGGGACCCAGGGCGTCGAGCGCCGGGTCGAGGTGAAGTTCGACGGGCCGGATCCGTCGACGCGCAAAGTCGTGGCCGACCCCGTGCCGCCGGTCGTGCAACAGAGCATCCAGGGCCGCGACGACTACGTCGCCCGCGTGCCCGCGAACCTCGACACGCAGAAACACGCGGCGGACTATCAGTTCTACGCGGGGGAGACCTACTTCCTCTACGGCCAGTTCGAGCTCGCCCGCGCGCGCTTCGAGCCGATGTACAAGGAGCACTGCGGCAAGGACGAGTTCGGCTACCGCGCGTGGGAGAAGCTCATCACGATGAGCAACCTCACCCGCGACGCGAAGCGGTCGACCGAGCTCGCGGAGGCCGAGAAGGCGAAGTCGTGCGCGGTGAACGACGCGCAGAAGACGACCGCCGGGCTCATCGTCAACCCGACCTTGCAGGAAGCCGCGTTCGTTCGCGCGCGCCTCAAGTTCGAAGAGGCGCAGAAGGCGCCGCCCGGCCCCGGGAAGGACAAGCTCTGGCGCGAAGCGGCCGGCATGTACGAGGCGGCCCTCATCGCTGCTCCGGCGCGCGACGAGGCCCCCGAAGCGGCCATGAACGCGGCCTACGCGTACAAGCAGGTCGGCGACTTCAGCAAGGCGATCGACCTCTACAACAAGTTCATCAGCGAGTACGGCAGCGAGGATCGCCTCGAGAAGCTCCAGAAGGGCGACGCGAAGGCGAAGGTGGGCCCGGACCCGAAGAAGTACGCGGAAAGGCTCAAGTATTTGGACGACGCGTACGACGCGCTCGGCACCACGTACTACTCGTTCTTCAACTACCAGCGGGCGGCCGAGACGTACGAGAAGGTCGCCAACAACGAGCGCTTCGCGCCCGAGAAGCGCAAGGTCGCCGCGAAGAACGCGATGATCCTCTACGCGAGCATGGGCCAGCGCGACAAGATGTCCGCCATGCACAAGGCGTTCATGAAGCTCTCCCCCACGCCGGAGGAGAAGGCGAACGCCGACTACCTGCTCGCCGACTACGACCGCAAGCAGTGGAACCCGCAGGGCGCCGACTCGGGCTCGAACCGCCAGTTCCGCATCGACGCCGAAACCAACCTCTCGCGCTACTACCAGACCTACCGCTCGAGCGCGCCCGCGCTCAAGTACGTGGTCGAGGCCGCCCACTCGATCTCGACGATGATGCGCGCCGCGAACGAGCCCGGTCGGGAGCGCTGGCAGAAGTCGATCATCTCGGCCTGGGAAGACTTCCGCGTGAAGGGTGGCAACGGCAAGGACGGCAAGCCCGAGGCGCTCTCGTCTCCCTTCGTCGACTACGTCGCCGAGACCGAGTTCGAGCTCATCGACGCTCAGATCAAGAAAGAGTACGACGTCGAGGCGAAGCACAAATACCAGGGCGCCGTGGCCGACGTGGTCGGCGACGGGAAGGGCAAGAAGGGGCGCTACCAAGCCAACGCCGCCGACGCCGACAAGTGGGATCAGGCGCTCGACAAGCTGGTCCAGAAGTACCCGTCGGCCGAGTGGCTGCCCGCCATGGTGGCGCGCCAGGGTTCGCTCTTCGACACCCTCCGCACCGGCCTCTTCAACCTCGTGCCGCCGCAGCTGAAGTACTTCACGCCGCAGCAGGAGGCGCAGATCAAGATGCTCGAGAACAGCGGTCGCCCCGAGCTCGAGGACAAGGCCGCCGAGCTCCGCGACACGGTGAAAGAGGGCTGGCGCACCAAGAAAGAGAAGGAGCTCAACGGCTCCGACGAGGTCATGGTTCGCCGCTACGCGACCGCCGTGGCGCTCGCGCGAAAGTTCAACGTGCGCAACGCGGCCATTCAGCGCGCCGTCGCCCGACTGGCGTTCTTCACCGAGATCATCGGCGAAGCCAAGATGCGCCAGTACGTGACGAACACGACCGACCCGACCGACAAGACGAAGAAGCTCTCGTACACCGACGGCCAGTACGTCCAGACGCGCTCGGGTCAGACGGCCGTCCCGCCGCCCTCGGGCGCCACCTCGCCGCTCCCGGCGGCCCCGTAG